The proteins below come from a single Papaver somniferum cultivar HN1 chromosome 11, ASM357369v1, whole genome shotgun sequence genomic window:
- the LOC113321831 gene encoding nascent polypeptide-associated complex subunit alpha, muscle-specific form-like isoform X1, protein MVAAQPPQRPPMRSIHGVSNGGGGGGGNPTFDPGYVIPASFMNSFRVTSVAERLAKLVRSGPRFDHRQFFNLCVTLARGIDYAVANNEIPARAHELPALFRRIYQHKNEMLLQAAIMMVMISVKSACKSGWFLANDVDMLLSRTNELGMSFCNPSDVGTQPDNPPPVVSKILDRFYPWMKMSHIFAYLEVKPGFGAYLLDFHVMKNKATAREKIRLFVAQTDNIDTSSCLITPQRANFLLNGKGIERRINSSMDNGPQFPTNVTTMVKFGTNLLQAVGHFNGNYVIVIAFTSEVSSLGPPNLQHYASSLSSADDLDSEIIEGASRISLNCPISFRRLTTPVKGQLCKHHQCFDYGNYIKINSRRPSWRCPQCNQSVTFTDLRIDQRMVEVLKEVGDSVADVMISADGSWQPIRETDDSLNKQDKTLGNEQDESNQCAPLRFSAYTADVVDLTMEGIYENNVMDICETQDVKPSQDSTHGNAEMEFDITGIQNEDSFWSGVQFSNFSASNEPVAPNTRFNLPVVEPMSDPSSTDYMLTPVLTDAVTPTHNRDLGDVHWTSRPTNSLMRNYSVPDDLLLQRPGSSEYGDLTISGEAGRNTRHITRTPVAIQALPAQPLVPVSHQRARPSLEYPMLSGSEFGGAAETQQQQFSRSNMDRNFTSEMLTQPCPRFRSITQQNQGPRPNFPSQPPPVQQIVGLSAPSRVPGVSGSYRNYVMTTPSPAVQHSQPSPVVQHSQPSPGTRVPQMASPPIMTRAPPHLSHMQNRQGGSHSNVASPPGGQHSRMMSQQPAQGARSLPVVPVELQPRRGSSSLMVGDGHRALIGEQRGGNVEAGNSTFPRVNNSSEVTPEQNWRPAGNSTFPRGNNSSEVTPEQNWRPAGRMRGSLSGRAFSDALSQNIILPSQVTSPSAIRDPSVNLFSTPSSSGGPSQRPLSMLPPVNIVSPPSVTTGSSRLPLAMPPPVNTVSTTSASGNSSQRPSVMPPPEYTISIPSANSGSSQHHLGMPQVNTIPTASTSGGSSQRLSAMPPPANAVSTPSSDGGSSEHHLAMPPPASTISTPSSSGGSSQHHLAMPPPASTVATPSSNGGSVKHHLAMPPPESTILTPSSNGGLSEHHWEMPPSVSTISTPSNSSGSSQLPLAMPPPVNMISTPSASDGSSHLPLHTLNSSDNHSQTPPDQTVQLDVDELH, encoded by the exons ATGGTAGCGGCGCAACCACCACAGAGGCCACCGATGAGATCAATACACGGTGTTAGCAACGGCGGAGGCGGCGGTGGTGGAAACCCAACCTTTGACCCAGGTTATGTAATTCCAGCATCGTTTATGAATTCATTCAGAGTGACTTCTGTTGCTGAAAGATTAGCTAAACTTGTTCGTTCTGGTCCTCGTTTCGATCATCGTCAGTTCTTCAATCTCTGCGTTACCCTAGCCAG AGGTATCGATTACGCGGTTGCGAATAATGAGATTCCGGCTAGAGCTCATGAGTTGCCGGCACTTTTTAGACGG ATTTACCAACATAAGAACGAAATGTTACTCCAAGCAGCGATTATGATGGTGATGATATCTGTCAAG AGTGCCTGTAAGAGTGGATGGTTCCTGGCTAATGATGTAGATATGCTTCTTAGTCGCACGAACGAG TTAGGTATGAGCTTTTGCAATCCATCGGATGTTGGCACACAACCGGACAATCCTCCACCAGTAGTTTCAAAAATTCTAGACAG ATTCTATCCCTGGATGAAGATGTCACACATATTTGCTTATCTTGAAGTCAAG CCTGGATTTGGGGCTTATTTGCTTGATTTCCATGTCATGAAGAATAAAGCAACTGCacgggagaagatt CGATTATTTGTTGCTCAGACGGATAACATTGACACATCGTCTTGCCTTATAACCCCCCAACGAGCAAA TTTCTTGTTAAATGGAAAGGGAATAGAAAGAAGGATCAACAGTTCAATG GATAATGGGCCACAATTTCCAACAAATGTGACTACAATGGTTAAATTTGGAACGAACCTCCTACAGGCTGTTGGGCACTTCAATG GTAATTATGTCATAGTCATTGCTTTTACGAGTGAGGTGTCATCTCTTGGTCCTCCAAATCTACAACATTATGCGTCTTCTCTTTCTTCTGCGGACGACCTAG ATTCTGAGATAATTGAAGGGGCATCACGGATCTCACTTAATTGTCCTATAAG CTTCCGACGTTTGACAACTCCAGTGAAGGGGCAACTATGCAAACACCATCAG TGCTTCGATTATGGAAATTATATTAAGATTAACTCGAGAAGACCGTCTTGGCGCTGCCCTCAGTGCAATCAGTCAGTTACGTTCACAGACTTACGGATCGATCAGCGTATGGTTGAA GTATTGAAAGAGGTAGGCGACAGTGTTGCAGATGTGATGATCTCAGCAGATGGATCGTGGCAACCTATCAGGGAAACTGATGATTCTCTGAATAAACAAGATAAAACTTTAGGAAACGAACAAGATGAGTCCAACCAATGTGCACCTCTAAGATTCTCAGCATATACCGCAGATGTTGTGGATCTCACCATGGAAGGAATTTATGAGAATAATGTAATGGATATTTGTGAAACTCAAGATGTAAAGCCTTCACAAGATTCTACCCACGGTAATGCAGAAATGGAATTCGATATTACGGGGATCCAAAATGAAGATTCTTTCTGGTCAGGAGTTCAGTTTTCAAATTTCTCTGCCTCTAACGAACCAGTGGCACCAAATACTAGATTCAATCTCCCTGTGGTGGAACCCATGTCTGATCCCTCTTCAACCGATTATATGTTGACTCCCGTGTTAACTGATGCTGTTACTCCTACACATAATCGAGATCTAGGGGATGTGCATTGGACCTCTCGACCTACTAATTCTCTAATGCGCAATTACTCAGTGCCTGATGATTTGTTATTACAGCGACCAGGCTCATCAGAGTATGGGGATTTAACGATCAGTGGTGAGGCAGGAAGAAATACGAGACATATTACCAGAACCCCAGTAGCAATTCAGGCACTCCCTGCCCAGCCTCTAGTCCCAGTTTCTCATCAACGGGCGCGACCAAGTTTGGAGTACCCTATGTTAAGTGGTTCTGAGTTCGGTGGTGCAGCAGAAACCCAGCAACAACAGTTTTCTCGGTCAAATATGGATCGCAATTTCACTTCAGAAATGTTAACTCAACCTTGCCCTCGCTTCCGCTCGATAACACAG CAGAATCAGGGTCCCCGACCAAACTTTCCTAGTCAGCCACCACCAGTTCAACAGATTGTCGGTCTGTCTGCTCCAAGCCGAGTTCCAGGAGTTTCAGGTTCTTACAGGAATTACGTCATGACAACGCCAAGTCCAGCCGTTCAACACTCTCAGCCAAGTCCAGTCGTTCAACACTCTCAGCCATCTCCAGGCACAAGAGTCCCCCAAATGGCGAGCCCACCTATAATGACTAGAGCTCCACCTCATTTATCCCATATGCAAAATCGGCAAGGAGGATCACACTCTAATGTGGCTTCTCCACCAGGAGGCCAACATTCTAGGATGATGTCTCAACAGCCTGCCCAGGGGGCGAGATCTTTGCCCGTTGTACCGGTGGAACTTCAGCCTAGAAGAGGATCATCTTCCCTAATGGTTGGTGATGGACATAGAGCTTTAATTGGAGAACAAAGAGGAGGAAATGTGGAAGCAGGAAATTCAACATTTCCTAGAGTTAATAATTCGTCAGAAGTGACCCCGGAGCAGAATTGGCGGCCTGCAGGAAATTCAACATTTCCTAGAGGTAATAACTCGTCAGAAGTGACCCCGGAGCAGAATTGGCGGCCTGCAGGAAGAATGAGGGGGAGCTTATCAGGTCGGGCATTTTCTGATGCTCTTAGCCAGAACATAATATTACCATCCCAGGTAACATCTCCATCCGCCATCCGGGATCCATCAGTAAATCTGTTCTCAACTCCTAGTAGCAGTGGTGGTCCATCTCAGCGACCCTTATCGATGCTTCCACCAGTGAATATTGTCTCCCCACCTAGCGTCACCACTGGCTCATCTCGACTTCCCTTAGCCATGCCTCCACCAGTAAATACTGTCTCAACGACTAGCGCCAGTGGTAATTCATCTCAACGTCCCTCGGTGATGCCTCCACCAGAATATACAATCTCAATACCTAGCGCCAATAGTGGTTCGTCCCAACATCACTTGGGGATGCCACAGGTAAACACAATTCCAACAGCTAGCACCAGTGGTGGCTCATCTCAACGTCTCTCGGCGATGCCTCCGCCAGCAAATGCAGTCTCAACACCTAGCTCCGATGGTGGTTCATCTGAACATCACTTGGCGATGCCTCCACCAGCAAGTACAATCTCAACACCAAGCTCCAGTGGTGGTTCATCTCAACATCACTTGGCGATGCCTCCACCAGCAAGTACGGTGGCAACACCTAGCTCCAATGGTGGTTCAGTTAAACATCACTTGGCGATGCCTCCACCAGAGAGTACAATCTTAACGCCTAGCTCCAATGGTGGTCTATCTGAACATCACTGGGAGATGCCTCCATCAGTAAGTACAATCTCAACACCTAGCAACAGCAGTGGTTCATCTCAACTTCCCTTGGCGATGCCTCCACCAGTAAATATGATCTCGACACCTAGCGCCAGTGATGGTTCATCTCATCTGCCCTTGCACACACTGAACAGTTCTGACAATCATTCACAAACTCCGCCAGATCAAACTGTTCAATTAGATGTAGACGAGCTTCACTGA
- the LOC113321831 gene encoding E4 SUMO-protein ligase PIAL2-like isoform X2, whose product MVAAQPPQRPPMRSIHGVSNGGGGGGGNPTFDPGYVIPASFMNSFRVTSVAERLAKLVRSGPRFDHRQFFNLCVTLARGIDYAVANNEIPARAHELPALFRRIYQHKNEMLLQAAIMMVMISVKSACKSGWFLANDVDMLLSRTNELGMSFCNPSDVGTQPDNPPPVVSKILDRFYPWMKMSHIFAYLEVKPGFGAYLLDFHVMKNKATAREKIRLFVAQTDNIDTSSCLITPQRANFLLNGKGIERRINSSMDNGPQFPTNVTTMVKFGTNLLQAVGHFNGNYVIVIAFTSEVSSLGPPNLQHYASSLSSADDLDSEIIEGASRISLNCPISFRRLTTPVKGQLCKHHQCFDYGNYIKINSRRPSWRCPQCNQSVTFTDLRIDQRMVEVLKEVGDSVADVMISADGSWQPIRETDDSLNKQDKTLGNEQDESNQCAPLRFSAYTADVVDLTMEGIYENNVMDICETQDVKPSQDSTHGNAEMEFDITGIQNEDSFWSGVQFSNFSASNEPVAPNTRFNLPVVEPMSDPSSTDYMLTPVLTDAVTPTHNRDLGDVHWTSRPTNSLMRNYSVPDDLLLQRPGSSEYGDLTISGEAGRNTRHITRTPVAIQALPAQPLVPVSHQRARPSLEYPMLSGSEFGGAAETQQQQFSRSNMDRNFTSEMLTQPCPRFRSITQNQGPRPNFPSQPPPVQQIVGLSAPSRVPGVSGSYRNYVMTTPSPAVQHSQPSPVVQHSQPSPGTRVPQMASPPIMTRAPPHLSHMQNRQGGSHSNVASPPGGQHSRMMSQQPAQGARSLPVVPVELQPRRGSSSLMVGDGHRALIGEQRGGNVEAGNSTFPRVNNSSEVTPEQNWRPAGNSTFPRGNNSSEVTPEQNWRPAGRMRGSLSGRAFSDALSQNIILPSQVTSPSAIRDPSVNLFSTPSSSGGPSQRPLSMLPPVNIVSPPSVTTGSSRLPLAMPPPVNTVSTTSASGNSSQRPSVMPPPEYTISIPSANSGSSQHHLGMPQVNTIPTASTSGGSSQRLSAMPPPANAVSTPSSDGGSSEHHLAMPPPASTISTPSSSGGSSQHHLAMPPPASTVATPSSNGGSVKHHLAMPPPESTILTPSSNGGLSEHHWEMPPSVSTISTPSNSSGSSQLPLAMPPPVNMISTPSASDGSSHLPLHTLNSSDNHSQTPPDQTVQLDVDELH is encoded by the exons ATGGTAGCGGCGCAACCACCACAGAGGCCACCGATGAGATCAATACACGGTGTTAGCAACGGCGGAGGCGGCGGTGGTGGAAACCCAACCTTTGACCCAGGTTATGTAATTCCAGCATCGTTTATGAATTCATTCAGAGTGACTTCTGTTGCTGAAAGATTAGCTAAACTTGTTCGTTCTGGTCCTCGTTTCGATCATCGTCAGTTCTTCAATCTCTGCGTTACCCTAGCCAG AGGTATCGATTACGCGGTTGCGAATAATGAGATTCCGGCTAGAGCTCATGAGTTGCCGGCACTTTTTAGACGG ATTTACCAACATAAGAACGAAATGTTACTCCAAGCAGCGATTATGATGGTGATGATATCTGTCAAG AGTGCCTGTAAGAGTGGATGGTTCCTGGCTAATGATGTAGATATGCTTCTTAGTCGCACGAACGAG TTAGGTATGAGCTTTTGCAATCCATCGGATGTTGGCACACAACCGGACAATCCTCCACCAGTAGTTTCAAAAATTCTAGACAG ATTCTATCCCTGGATGAAGATGTCACACATATTTGCTTATCTTGAAGTCAAG CCTGGATTTGGGGCTTATTTGCTTGATTTCCATGTCATGAAGAATAAAGCAACTGCacgggagaagatt CGATTATTTGTTGCTCAGACGGATAACATTGACACATCGTCTTGCCTTATAACCCCCCAACGAGCAAA TTTCTTGTTAAATGGAAAGGGAATAGAAAGAAGGATCAACAGTTCAATG GATAATGGGCCACAATTTCCAACAAATGTGACTACAATGGTTAAATTTGGAACGAACCTCCTACAGGCTGTTGGGCACTTCAATG GTAATTATGTCATAGTCATTGCTTTTACGAGTGAGGTGTCATCTCTTGGTCCTCCAAATCTACAACATTATGCGTCTTCTCTTTCTTCTGCGGACGACCTAG ATTCTGAGATAATTGAAGGGGCATCACGGATCTCACTTAATTGTCCTATAAG CTTCCGACGTTTGACAACTCCAGTGAAGGGGCAACTATGCAAACACCATCAG TGCTTCGATTATGGAAATTATATTAAGATTAACTCGAGAAGACCGTCTTGGCGCTGCCCTCAGTGCAATCAGTCAGTTACGTTCACAGACTTACGGATCGATCAGCGTATGGTTGAA GTATTGAAAGAGGTAGGCGACAGTGTTGCAGATGTGATGATCTCAGCAGATGGATCGTGGCAACCTATCAGGGAAACTGATGATTCTCTGAATAAACAAGATAAAACTTTAGGAAACGAACAAGATGAGTCCAACCAATGTGCACCTCTAAGATTCTCAGCATATACCGCAGATGTTGTGGATCTCACCATGGAAGGAATTTATGAGAATAATGTAATGGATATTTGTGAAACTCAAGATGTAAAGCCTTCACAAGATTCTACCCACGGTAATGCAGAAATGGAATTCGATATTACGGGGATCCAAAATGAAGATTCTTTCTGGTCAGGAGTTCAGTTTTCAAATTTCTCTGCCTCTAACGAACCAGTGGCACCAAATACTAGATTCAATCTCCCTGTGGTGGAACCCATGTCTGATCCCTCTTCAACCGATTATATGTTGACTCCCGTGTTAACTGATGCTGTTACTCCTACACATAATCGAGATCTAGGGGATGTGCATTGGACCTCTCGACCTACTAATTCTCTAATGCGCAATTACTCAGTGCCTGATGATTTGTTATTACAGCGACCAGGCTCATCAGAGTATGGGGATTTAACGATCAGTGGTGAGGCAGGAAGAAATACGAGACATATTACCAGAACCCCAGTAGCAATTCAGGCACTCCCTGCCCAGCCTCTAGTCCCAGTTTCTCATCAACGGGCGCGACCAAGTTTGGAGTACCCTATGTTAAGTGGTTCTGAGTTCGGTGGTGCAGCAGAAACCCAGCAACAACAGTTTTCTCGGTCAAATATGGATCGCAATTTCACTTCAGAAATGTTAACTCAACCTTGCCCTCGCTTCCGCTCGATAACACAG AATCAGGGTCCCCGACCAAACTTTCCTAGTCAGCCACCACCAGTTCAACAGATTGTCGGTCTGTCTGCTCCAAGCCGAGTTCCAGGAGTTTCAGGTTCTTACAGGAATTACGTCATGACAACGCCAAGTCCAGCCGTTCAACACTCTCAGCCAAGTCCAGTCGTTCAACACTCTCAGCCATCTCCAGGCACAAGAGTCCCCCAAATGGCGAGCCCACCTATAATGACTAGAGCTCCACCTCATTTATCCCATATGCAAAATCGGCAAGGAGGATCACACTCTAATGTGGCTTCTCCACCAGGAGGCCAACATTCTAGGATGATGTCTCAACAGCCTGCCCAGGGGGCGAGATCTTTGCCCGTTGTACCGGTGGAACTTCAGCCTAGAAGAGGATCATCTTCCCTAATGGTTGGTGATGGACATAGAGCTTTAATTGGAGAACAAAGAGGAGGAAATGTGGAAGCAGGAAATTCAACATTTCCTAGAGTTAATAATTCGTCAGAAGTGACCCCGGAGCAGAATTGGCGGCCTGCAGGAAATTCAACATTTCCTAGAGGTAATAACTCGTCAGAAGTGACCCCGGAGCAGAATTGGCGGCCTGCAGGAAGAATGAGGGGGAGCTTATCAGGTCGGGCATTTTCTGATGCTCTTAGCCAGAACATAATATTACCATCCCAGGTAACATCTCCATCCGCCATCCGGGATCCATCAGTAAATCTGTTCTCAACTCCTAGTAGCAGTGGTGGTCCATCTCAGCGACCCTTATCGATGCTTCCACCAGTGAATATTGTCTCCCCACCTAGCGTCACCACTGGCTCATCTCGACTTCCCTTAGCCATGCCTCCACCAGTAAATACTGTCTCAACGACTAGCGCCAGTGGTAATTCATCTCAACGTCCCTCGGTGATGCCTCCACCAGAATATACAATCTCAATACCTAGCGCCAATAGTGGTTCGTCCCAACATCACTTGGGGATGCCACAGGTAAACACAATTCCAACAGCTAGCACCAGTGGTGGCTCATCTCAACGTCTCTCGGCGATGCCTCCGCCAGCAAATGCAGTCTCAACACCTAGCTCCGATGGTGGTTCATCTGAACATCACTTGGCGATGCCTCCACCAGCAAGTACAATCTCAACACCAAGCTCCAGTGGTGGTTCATCTCAACATCACTTGGCGATGCCTCCACCAGCAAGTACGGTGGCAACACCTAGCTCCAATGGTGGTTCAGTTAAACATCACTTGGCGATGCCTCCACCAGAGAGTACAATCTTAACGCCTAGCTCCAATGGTGGTCTATCTGAACATCACTGGGAGATGCCTCCATCAGTAAGTACAATCTCAACACCTAGCAACAGCAGTGGTTCATCTCAACTTCCCTTGGCGATGCCTCCACCAGTAAATATGATCTCGACACCTAGCGCCAGTGATGGTTCATCTCATCTGCCCTTGCACACACTGAACAGTTCTGACAATCATTCACAAACTCCGCCAGATCAAACTGTTCAATTAGATGTAGACGAGCTTCACTGA
- the LOC113321831 gene encoding nascent polypeptide-associated complex subunit alpha, muscle-specific form-like isoform X3 codes for MLLQAAIMMVMISVKSACKSGWFLANDVDMLLSRTNELGMSFCNPSDVGTQPDNPPPVVSKILDRFYPWMKMSHIFAYLEVKPGFGAYLLDFHVMKNKATAREKIRLFVAQTDNIDTSSCLITPQRANFLLNGKGIERRINSSMDNGPQFPTNVTTMVKFGTNLLQAVGHFNGNYVIVIAFTSEVSSLGPPNLQHYASSLSSADDLDSEIIEGASRISLNCPISFRRLTTPVKGQLCKHHQCFDYGNYIKINSRRPSWRCPQCNQSVTFTDLRIDQRMVEVLKEVGDSVADVMISADGSWQPIRETDDSLNKQDKTLGNEQDESNQCAPLRFSAYTADVVDLTMEGIYENNVMDICETQDVKPSQDSTHGNAEMEFDITGIQNEDSFWSGVQFSNFSASNEPVAPNTRFNLPVVEPMSDPSSTDYMLTPVLTDAVTPTHNRDLGDVHWTSRPTNSLMRNYSVPDDLLLQRPGSSEYGDLTISGEAGRNTRHITRTPVAIQALPAQPLVPVSHQRARPSLEYPMLSGSEFGGAAETQQQQFSRSNMDRNFTSEMLTQPCPRFRSITQQNQGPRPNFPSQPPPVQQIVGLSAPSRVPGVSGSYRNYVMTTPSPAVQHSQPSPVVQHSQPSPGTRVPQMASPPIMTRAPPHLSHMQNRQGGSHSNVASPPGGQHSRMMSQQPAQGARSLPVVPVELQPRRGSSSLMVGDGHRALIGEQRGGNVEAGNSTFPRVNNSSEVTPEQNWRPAGNSTFPRGNNSSEVTPEQNWRPAGRMRGSLSGRAFSDALSQNIILPSQVTSPSAIRDPSVNLFSTPSSSGGPSQRPLSMLPPVNIVSPPSVTTGSSRLPLAMPPPVNTVSTTSASGNSSQRPSVMPPPEYTISIPSANSGSSQHHLGMPQVNTIPTASTSGGSSQRLSAMPPPANAVSTPSSDGGSSEHHLAMPPPASTISTPSSSGGSSQHHLAMPPPASTVATPSSNGGSVKHHLAMPPPESTILTPSSNGGLSEHHWEMPPSVSTISTPSNSSGSSQLPLAMPPPVNMISTPSASDGSSHLPLHTLNSSDNHSQTPPDQTVQLDVDELH; via the exons ATGTTACTCCAAGCAGCGATTATGATGGTGATGATATCTGTCAAG AGTGCCTGTAAGAGTGGATGGTTCCTGGCTAATGATGTAGATATGCTTCTTAGTCGCACGAACGAG TTAGGTATGAGCTTTTGCAATCCATCGGATGTTGGCACACAACCGGACAATCCTCCACCAGTAGTTTCAAAAATTCTAGACAG ATTCTATCCCTGGATGAAGATGTCACACATATTTGCTTATCTTGAAGTCAAG CCTGGATTTGGGGCTTATTTGCTTGATTTCCATGTCATGAAGAATAAAGCAACTGCacgggagaagatt CGATTATTTGTTGCTCAGACGGATAACATTGACACATCGTCTTGCCTTATAACCCCCCAACGAGCAAA TTTCTTGTTAAATGGAAAGGGAATAGAAAGAAGGATCAACAGTTCAATG GATAATGGGCCACAATTTCCAACAAATGTGACTACAATGGTTAAATTTGGAACGAACCTCCTACAGGCTGTTGGGCACTTCAATG GTAATTATGTCATAGTCATTGCTTTTACGAGTGAGGTGTCATCTCTTGGTCCTCCAAATCTACAACATTATGCGTCTTCTCTTTCTTCTGCGGACGACCTAG ATTCTGAGATAATTGAAGGGGCATCACGGATCTCACTTAATTGTCCTATAAG CTTCCGACGTTTGACAACTCCAGTGAAGGGGCAACTATGCAAACACCATCAG TGCTTCGATTATGGAAATTATATTAAGATTAACTCGAGAAGACCGTCTTGGCGCTGCCCTCAGTGCAATCAGTCAGTTACGTTCACAGACTTACGGATCGATCAGCGTATGGTTGAA GTATTGAAAGAGGTAGGCGACAGTGTTGCAGATGTGATGATCTCAGCAGATGGATCGTGGCAACCTATCAGGGAAACTGATGATTCTCTGAATAAACAAGATAAAACTTTAGGAAACGAACAAGATGAGTCCAACCAATGTGCACCTCTAAGATTCTCAGCATATACCGCAGATGTTGTGGATCTCACCATGGAAGGAATTTATGAGAATAATGTAATGGATATTTGTGAAACTCAAGATGTAAAGCCTTCACAAGATTCTACCCACGGTAATGCAGAAATGGAATTCGATATTACGGGGATCCAAAATGAAGATTCTTTCTGGTCAGGAGTTCAGTTTTCAAATTTCTCTGCCTCTAACGAACCAGTGGCACCAAATACTAGATTCAATCTCCCTGTGGTGGAACCCATGTCTGATCCCTCTTCAACCGATTATATGTTGACTCCCGTGTTAACTGATGCTGTTACTCCTACACATAATCGAGATCTAGGGGATGTGCATTGGACCTCTCGACCTACTAATTCTCTAATGCGCAATTACTCAGTGCCTGATGATTTGTTATTACAGCGACCAGGCTCATCAGAGTATGGGGATTTAACGATCAGTGGTGAGGCAGGAAGAAATACGAGACATATTACCAGAACCCCAGTAGCAATTCAGGCACTCCCTGCCCAGCCTCTAGTCCCAGTTTCTCATCAACGGGCGCGACCAAGTTTGGAGTACCCTATGTTAAGTGGTTCTGAGTTCGGTGGTGCAGCAGAAACCCAGCAACAACAGTTTTCTCGGTCAAATATGGATCGCAATTTCACTTCAGAAATGTTAACTCAACCTTGCCCTCGCTTCCGCTCGATAACACAG CAGAATCAGGGTCCCCGACCAAACTTTCCTAGTCAGCCACCACCAGTTCAACAGATTGTCGGTCTGTCTGCTCCAAGCCGAGTTCCAGGAGTTTCAGGTTCTTACAGGAATTACGTCATGACAACGCCAAGTCCAGCCGTTCAACACTCTCAGCCAAGTCCAGTCGTTCAACACTCTCAGCCATCTCCAGGCACAAGAGTCCCCCAAATGGCGAGCCCACCTATAATGACTAGAGCTCCACCTCATTTATCCCATATGCAAAATCGGCAAGGAGGATCACACTCTAATGTGGCTTCTCCACCAGGAGGCCAACATTCTAGGATGATGTCTCAACAGCCTGCCCAGGGGGCGAGATCTTTGCCCGTTGTACCGGTGGAACTTCAGCCTAGAAGAGGATCATCTTCCCTAATGGTTGGTGATGGACATAGAGCTTTAATTGGAGAACAAAGAGGAGGAAATGTGGAAGCAGGAAATTCAACATTTCCTAGAGTTAATAATTCGTCAGAAGTGACCCCGGAGCAGAATTGGCGGCCTGCAGGAAATTCAACATTTCCTAGAGGTAATAACTCGTCAGAAGTGACCCCGGAGCAGAATTGGCGGCCTGCAGGAAGAATGAGGGGGAGCTTATCAGGTCGGGCATTTTCTGATGCTCTTAGCCAGAACATAATATTACCATCCCAGGTAACATCTCCATCCGCCATCCGGGATCCATCAGTAAATCTGTTCTCAACTCCTAGTAGCAGTGGTGGTCCATCTCAGCGACCCTTATCGATGCTTCCACCAGTGAATATTGTCTCCCCACCTAGCGTCACCACTGGCTCATCTCGACTTCCCTTAGCCATGCCTCCACCAGTAAATACTGTCTCAACGACTAGCGCCAGTGGTAATTCATCTCAACGTCCCTCGGTGATGCCTCCACCAGAATATACAATCTCAATACCTAGCGCCAATAGTGGTTCGTCCCAACATCACTTGGGGATGCCACAGGTAAACACAATTCCAACAGCTAGCACCAGTGGTGGCTCATCTCAACGTCTCTCGGCGATGCCTCCGCCAGCAAATGCAGTCTCAACACCTAGCTCCGATGGTGGTTCATCTGAACATCACTTGGCGATGCCTCCACCAGCAAGTACAATCTCAACACCAAGCTCCAGTGGTGGTTCATCTCAACATCACTTGGCGATGCCTCCACCAGCAAGTACGGTGGCAACACCTAGCTCCAATGGTGGTTCAGTTAAACATCACTTGGCGATGCCTCCACCAGAGAGTACAATCTTAACGCCTAGCTCCAATGGTGGTCTATCTGAACATCACTGGGAGATGCCTCCATCAGTAAGTACAATCTCAACACCTAGCAACAGCAGTGGTTCATCTCAACTTCCCTTGGCGATGCCTCCACCAGTAAATATGATCTCGACACCTAGCGCCAGTGATGGTTCATCTCATCTGCCCTTGCACACACTGAACAGTTCTGACAATCATTCACAAACTCCGCCAGATCAAACTGTTCAATTAGATGTAGACGAGCTTCACTGA